A single window of Martelella sp. NC20 DNA harbors:
- the greA gene encoding transcription elongation factor GreA, producing the protein MVEKVPMTKIGAAKLNEELRWRQQEERPRIIQAIAEARAHGDLSENAEYHAAKEAQSYNEGRIGELEDVTTRAEIFDPSKMSGGKVRFGATVKLVDEDTEEKKVYQIVGDLEADVKEGRISISSPISRALIGKEVGDSIEVNAPGGARAYEILEVFWK; encoded by the coding sequence ATGGTCGAGAAAGTACCGATGACGAAGATCGGGGCTGCCAAGCTCAACGAGGAACTGCGCTGGCGCCAGCAGGAGGAACGTCCCCGGATCATTCAGGCAATCGCGGAAGCGCGCGCCCATGGCGACCTTTCCGAAAATGCCGAATACCACGCCGCCAAGGAAGCCCAGAGCTACAATGAGGGCCGGATCGGCGAACTTGAGGATGTCACCACCCGCGCGGAGATATTCGACCCCTCCAAGATGTCGGGCGGCAAGGTCCGTTTTGGCGCGACCGTCAAGCTCGTGGACGAGGACACCGAGGAGAAGAAGGTCTACCAGATCGTCGGCGACCTCGAAGCTGACGTGAAGGAAGGCCGTATCTCGATCTCTTCCCCGATCTCGCGCGCCCTGATCGGCAAGGAAGTCGGCGATTCGATCGAGGTGAATGCGCCGGGTGGAGCCCGCGCCTATGAAATTCTGGAAGTCTTCTGGAAATAG
- a CDS encoding glycosyltransferase family 10 domain-containing protein yields MTIKVKVLSRSQPINPRLTRQLPTGWSEANGLDFVFDPDARVYDWLVVYDDLPRSTGITEERLACPPENTLLVTSEPSGVKVYGRSFVRQFGHVLTSQEPIALRHPGRIWHQAGLTWFYGMDEDHNDFLSVDEIAHRFPEKTETVATVCSSKRQSHTLHRLRYDFTEYAARHLPELQVFGHGRRYMDDKAEAIDRFRYHLAIENHVAPHHITEKLSDPFLGLSLPFYFGAPNVFDYFPAESVIPVDIRKPAEAVTMIRAAIDSNEYEKRLPAIIEARRRVIEDYNFFSLVSQIVHRDEAARYIPDVTRIRSQHAARKAAPVSGIADFAFRTALQFKNRIANLRSPDWSSPEAF; encoded by the coding sequence ATGACGATCAAGGTCAAAGTTCTAAGCCGTTCCCAGCCGATAAACCCCAGACTCACCCGGCAATTGCCCACAGGCTGGTCCGAAGCCAACGGCCTCGATTTCGTGTTCGATCCCGATGCGAGGGTTTACGACTGGCTGGTCGTCTATGACGACCTTCCCCGGTCTACCGGCATAACCGAGGAACGGCTTGCCTGCCCGCCCGAAAACACGTTGCTGGTCACCTCGGAGCCAAGCGGCGTCAAGGTCTACGGCCGGTCTTTTGTCCGCCAGTTCGGTCATGTCCTGACCAGCCAGGAGCCGATTGCGCTGCGCCATCCCGGCCGTATCTGGCACCAGGCCGGGCTGACATGGTTTTATGGCATGGACGAAGATCACAATGACTTTCTGTCCGTCGACGAGATCGCACACCGCTTCCCCGAAAAGACCGAGACCGTGGCGACCGTCTGCTCCAGCAAGCGGCAGAGCCATACGCTTCACCGCCTGCGCTACGACTTCACGGAATATGCCGCCAGACACCTGCCCGAGCTTCAGGTCTTCGGGCATGGCCGCCGCTATATGGACGACAAGGCCGAGGCTATCGACAGGTTTCGCTACCATCTGGCGATCGAAAACCACGTCGCGCCGCACCACATCACCGAAAAACTCTCGGACCCGTTTCTCGGCCTGTCGCTGCCATTCTATTTCGGCGCGCCCAATGTCTTCGACTACTTTCCCGCCGAAAGCGTCATTCCCGTCGACATCCGCAAGCCCGCCGAAGCCGTGACGATGATAAGAGCGGCAATCGACTCGAATGAATACGAAAAGCGCTTGCCGGCCATCATCGAGGCCAGGCGGCGCGTGATCGAGGACTATAACTTTTTTTCGCTGGTTTCACAGATCGTCCACCGGGACGAAGCCGCTCGCTATATTCCCGATGTCACCAGGATCCGCAGCCAGCACGCCGCCCGCAAGGCGGCGCCGGTTTCGGGTATCGCAGATTTCGCCTTCCGCACGGCCCTTCAGTTCAAGAATCGCATCGCGAACCTGCGCTCGCCTGACTGGAGCAGCCCCGAGGCGTTTTAG
- a CDS encoding sulfite exporter TauE/SafE family protein: MPDLAISLPVFAGFAACLAAGAFLRGLAGFGMALVAMPFLVLLVPPADAVLAVLVVQISLTLIDLPECIGHADRRAVGMLTLAALFGTPVGLLFISVVPLWLAQIVIGSITAAAAAALFFRFSLGARPGPVATTAVGFFAGLFSGLAAAPGPPVVAYFLAREVPARAKRASMIILFAILAVFALATAAFDGSLHLHVVLLGLFSAPLCAAGSALGAYFFRRGSEASYRNVALSAMVCSALFGIVLGISAWWRL, encoded by the coding sequence ATGCCCGACCTTGCCATTTCCCTTCCGGTGTTTGCTGGCTTTGCGGCCTGTCTCGCGGCGGGCGCTTTCCTGCGCGGACTGGCCGGATTCGGCATGGCGCTGGTTGCGATGCCGTTTCTGGTGCTGCTGGTGCCGCCGGCCGACGCCGTTCTGGCGGTGCTGGTCGTGCAGATCTCGCTGACCCTGATCGATCTGCCGGAATGTATCGGCCATGCCGATCGCCGGGCCGTCGGCATGTTGACGCTTGCAGCGCTGTTCGGCACGCCGGTGGGGTTGCTGTTCATCTCCGTCGTGCCGCTCTGGCTGGCGCAGATCGTGATCGGCTCGATTACCGCCGCGGCCGCTGCGGCGCTGTTTTTCAGGTTTTCGCTCGGAGCCCGTCCGGGCCCGGTCGCGACCACGGCGGTCGGTTTTTTCGCAGGCCTGTTCAGCGGGCTTGCCGCAGCCCCCGGTCCGCCGGTCGTCGCCTATTTTCTCGCGCGCGAGGTGCCGGCGCGGGCCAAGCGGGCGTCGATGATAATCCTCTTTGCGATTCTCGCGGTTTTCGCTCTGGCGACGGCGGCGTTTGACGGCTCGCTCCACCTCCATGTCGTCCTGCTCGGGCTGTTTTCCGCGCCCCTGTGCGCGGCCGGATCGGCGCTTGGCGCGTATTTCTTCCGGCGCGGTTCTGAGGCGAGCTATCGCAACGTGGCGCTGTCGGCGATGGTCTGTTCGGCGCTTTTCGGCATTGTCCTCGGCATCTCGGCCTGGTGGCGGCTCTAA
- the pta gene encoding phosphate acetyltransferase, with product MNQLEKIFANAKRLNKTIILPESHDRRVLEAACKAADMGVARIILVGAEGDIDALCAGIGIARPEAIEVVAPESSPLLPELSKLYFTLRKHKGITEEDAAKAARNPYVFAALMVKAGHADGTVSGAACSTADVVRTAIQVIGAAPGTRLVSSFFLMMLEGEHHSRKGAFLFSDCGLVIDPDAAELSKIAIAAAGSYTMLTGDTPRIAMLSFATRGSASHPMVDKVEQAVKLVRLNRPDLLVDGALQFDAAFVPEIAKSKGAAEPLGGEANIFIFPDLQAGNIGYKIAQRIGGASAIGPVLQGLDKPANDLSRGCSAQDVLDMIAVTACQAGAQE from the coding sequence ATGAACCAGCTTGAGAAGATTTTCGCCAATGCGAAGCGCCTGAACAAGACGATCATTCTGCCGGAATCGCACGACAGGCGCGTATTGGAGGCCGCCTGCAAGGCGGCGGATATGGGGGTTGCCCGTATTATTCTGGTCGGCGCGGAAGGCGACATCGACGCGCTTTGCGCCGGGATCGGCATCGCCCGTCCCGAAGCCATCGAGGTCGTCGCCCCGGAAAGCTCGCCGCTTCTGCCCGAGCTTTCGAAGCTCTATTTCACGCTGCGCAAACACAAGGGCATCACCGAGGAGGATGCCGCCAAGGCTGCGCGCAACCCTTATGTCTTCGCGGCGCTGATGGTGAAGGCCGGGCATGCCGACGGCACGGTGTCGGGAGCCGCGTGCTCGACCGCCGATGTCGTCAGAACCGCGATCCAGGTGATCGGGGCCGCACCCGGCACCCGTTTGGTTTCCAGCTTCTTCCTGATGATGCTGGAAGGCGAGCACCATTCCAGGAAGGGCGCTTTCCTGTTTTCCGATTGCGGGTTGGTCATCGATCCGGATGCGGCGGAACTCAGCAAGATCGCGATCGCGGCGGCAGGCTCCTATACCATGCTGACCGGCGACACGCCGCGGATCGCGATGCTTTCCTTTGCCACGCGCGGCAGCGCTTCCCATCCCATGGTCGACAAGGTCGAGCAGGCCGTGAAGCTGGTGCGGCTCAACCGGCCGGATCTGCTGGTCGACGGCGCGCTGCAGTTCGATGCGGCGTTCGTGCCCGAGATCGCAAAGTCCAAGGGCGCTGCCGAACCGCTCGGCGGAGAGGCCAATATCTTCATCTTTCCCGATCTTCAGGCCGGCAATATCGGCTACAAGATCGCCCAGCGCATTGGCGGCGCGTCGGCCATCGGTCCCGTGCTTCAGGGCCTCGACAAGCCGGCAAACGACCTGTCGCGCGGTTGCTCGGCTCAGGACGTGCTCGATATGATCGCGGTGACCGCCTGCCAGGCGGGCGCGCAGGAATGA
- the xsc gene encoding sulfoacetaldehyde acetyltransferase, translated as MKMTTEEAFVKVLQMHGIEHAFGIIGSAMMPISDLFPQAGIEFWDCAHECNAGMMADGYSRATGKMSMVVAQNGPGITSLVTPVKTAYWNHTPLLVVTPQAANKTIGQGGFQEVEQMALFKDMVAYQEEVRDASRIAEVLNRVILKAKRACGPAQINIPRDFWTQVIDIELPAIVEFERPAGGEQAIDRAAKLLSEAKFPVILNGAGVVLGGAIEASRALAERLDAPVCVGYQHNDAFPGNHPLFAGPLGYNGSKAAMELIARADVVLALGTRLNPFSTLPGYGIDYWPKDAAIIQVDINPDRIGLTKAVSVGIVGDSNKVATGILDRLAGNAGDIDRDDRKALIAKTKSAWAQELTSLDHEEDDAGTSWNERARDREPERMSPRMAWRAIQKTLPKDAIITSDIGNNCAIGNAYPTFEEGRKYLAPGLFGPCGYGFPAIVGAKIGQPDTPVVGFAGDGAFGISMNEMVSLKRDTWPAITMVIFRNYQWGAEKRNTTLWFDDNFVGTELSLDVRYADIAKACGVEGVQVTSMDQLSAELEKAVERQMKEKQSTFIEVVLNQELGEPFRRDAMKKPVSVAGINRADMRKQAV; from the coding sequence ATGAAAATGACCACCGAAGAGGCTTTCGTCAAAGTCCTTCAGATGCACGGCATCGAGCACGCCTTCGGCATCATCGGTTCGGCGATGATGCCGATTTCCGACCTTTTCCCGCAGGCCGGTATCGAATTCTGGGACTGTGCCCATGAATGCAATGCCGGAATGATGGCCGACGGCTACAGCCGCGCGACCGGCAAGATGTCGATGGTCGTTGCCCAGAACGGGCCGGGCATCACCTCGCTGGTCACGCCGGTCAAGACCGCCTACTGGAACCATACCCCGCTTCTGGTGGTGACCCCGCAGGCCGCCAACAAGACCATCGGGCAGGGCGGCTTTCAGGAAGTCGAGCAGATGGCGTTGTTCAAGGACATGGTCGCGTATCAGGAAGAGGTGCGCGACGCGTCCCGCATCGCCGAGGTGCTGAACCGCGTGATCCTGAAGGCCAAGCGCGCCTGCGGCCCGGCGCAGATCAACATTCCGCGCGATTTCTGGACCCAGGTCATCGATATCGAACTGCCGGCGATCGTCGAATTCGAACGCCCGGCCGGCGGTGAACAGGCGATCGACCGCGCCGCGAAGCTTCTGAGCGAAGCCAAATTCCCGGTGATCCTCAATGGCGCGGGCGTCGTTCTCGGCGGCGCGATCGAGGCATCGAGGGCGCTTGCCGAACGGCTGGATGCGCCGGTCTGCGTCGGCTACCAGCACAATGACGCCTTTCCCGGCAATCATCCGCTGTTTGCCGGGCCGCTTGGCTATAATGGCTCAAAGGCGGCGATGGAGCTGATCGCCAGGGCCGATGTCGTGCTGGCGCTCGGCACCCGCCTCAACCCGTTCTCGACGCTGCCGGGCTACGGCATCGACTACTGGCCGAAGGATGCGGCGATCATTCAGGTCGATATCAATCCGGACCGGATCGGCCTCACCAAGGCTGTGAGTGTCGGCATCGTCGGCGATTCGAACAAGGTCGCCACCGGGATTCTCGACAGGCTTGCCGGCAATGCGGGTGATATCGATCGCGACGACCGCAAGGCGCTGATCGCGAAGACCAAGTCCGCCTGGGCGCAGGAACTGACCTCGCTCGATCATGAGGAGGACGATGCGGGCACCAGCTGGAACGAGCGCGCCCGCGACCGCGAACCGGAGCGGATGAGCCCGCGCATGGCATGGCGCGCGATCCAGAAGACGCTGCCCAAGGATGCGATCATCACCTCCGACATCGGCAATAACTGCGCGATCGGCAATGCCTACCCGACCTTCGAGGAGGGGCGCAAATATCTCGCCCCCGGGCTGTTCGGTCCCTGCGGTTACGGTTTCCCGGCGATCGTCGGCGCCAAGATCGGCCAGCCGGACACGCCGGTTGTCGGTTTTGCGGGCGACGGCGCCTTCGGCATCTCGATGAACGAGATGGTGTCGCTGAAGCGCGACACGTGGCCGGCGATCACGATGGTGATCTTCCGCAACTACCAGTGGGGCGCCGAAAAACGCAACACCACGCTGTGGTTCGACGATAATTTCGTGGGTACCGAACTCTCGCTCGATGTCCGCTACGCCGATATCGCGAAAGCCTGCGGCGTCGAAGGCGTGCAGGTGACATCGATGGACCAGCTTTCCGCCGAACTCGAAAAGGCTGTCGAACGCCAGATGAAGGAAAAGCAATCGACCTTCATCGAGGTGGTGCTGAACCAGGAACTCGGCGAGCCCTTCCGTCGCGACGCGATGAAGAAGCCGGTTTCGGTCGCCGGCATCAACCGGGCGGACATGCGCAAACAGGCCGTCTGA
- a CDS encoding GMC family oxidoreductase yields the protein MERLEADYVIVGAGSAGCVIANRLSADPDVSVVLLEAGPADRNPWIHIPVGYFKMMHNPTVDWCYKTEPDPGLNGRSLDWPRGKVLGGSSSLNGLLYVRGQQQDYDRWAQMGNRGWSWEDVLPLFKRSENQERGADQFHGTEGELSVSNMRLQRPICDAWVAAANEAGYPFNPDYNGETQEGVGYFQLTARKGRRCSAAVAFLNPVKKRPNLKIVTGALVKKVVIENGRATGVSYLANGNRDALVTCRREVILSTGTINSPQLLMLSGIGDGARLKDNGIEVVHHAPDVGRNLQDHLQARLVFKCNEPTLNDEVRSLFNQARIALKYAMFRAGPMAMAASLATGFMRTGDHVETPDIQFHVQPWSADNPGEGVHPFSAFTMSVCQLRPESRGEIVLNGPDPRTYPKIFPHYLSTETDRRTIVEGVKIARKIARHAPLKSKIAEEFRPTAELAMDDYEGTLDWARNHTASIYHPTGTCRMGQDERAVVDERLRVRGIAGLRVADCSIMPEIVSGNTNAPAIMIGEKCSDLVLEDSRRIA from the coding sequence ATGGAGCGGCTGGAAGCAGATTATGTGATCGTCGGCGCGGGTTCCGCCGGCTGCGTCATCGCCAACAGGCTGAGCGCCGACCCCGATGTCAGCGTCGTGTTGCTGGAGGCGGGCCCTGCCGATCGCAATCCCTGGATCCACATCCCCGTCGGCTATTTCAAGATGATGCACAATCCGACGGTCGACTGGTGCTACAAGACCGAGCCCGATCCCGGACTTAACGGCCGTTCGCTCGACTGGCCGCGCGGCAAGGTGCTCGGCGGCTCATCCTCGCTCAACGGCCTGCTTTATGTGCGCGGACAGCAACAGGATTATGACCGCTGGGCGCAGATGGGCAATCGCGGCTGGAGCTGGGAAGATGTGCTGCCGCTGTTCAAGCGCTCGGAGAACCAGGAGCGCGGAGCCGACCAGTTTCATGGCACCGAGGGCGAACTGTCGGTCTCGAACATGCGGCTGCAACGCCCGATCTGCGATGCCTGGGTGGCGGCCGCCAACGAGGCGGGCTACCCGTTCAATCCGGATTACAACGGCGAGACCCAGGAGGGCGTCGGCTATTTTCAGCTCACCGCCCGCAAGGGCAGGCGCTGCAGCGCCGCCGTCGCCTTCCTCAATCCGGTCAAGAAACGCCCCAACCTGAAGATCGTCACCGGCGCGCTGGTGAAGAAGGTTGTTATCGAAAATGGCCGCGCCACCGGCGTGAGCTATCTGGCGAACGGCAACCGGGACGCATTGGTGACCTGCCGGCGCGAGGTGATCCTGTCCACCGGCACGATCAACTCGCCGCAACTGCTGATGCTCTCCGGCATCGGCGACGGCGCGCGGCTGAAGGATAACGGCATCGAGGTCGTCCATCACGCGCCGGATGTCGGGCGCAACCTGCAGGATCATCTTCAGGCTCGTCTAGTGTTCAAATGCAACGAGCCGACGCTGAATGACGAGGTCCGTTCGCTGTTCAATCAGGCGCGGATCGCGCTGAAATACGCGATGTTCCGCGCCGGCCCCATGGCGATGGCGGCAAGCCTCGCCACCGGCTTCATGCGCACCGGCGACCATGTGGAAACCCCGGATATCCAGTTTCATGTCCAGCCATGGTCCGCCGACAATCCGGGCGAGGGCGTGCATCCGTTTTCCGCCTTCACCATGTCGGTCTGCCAGTTGCGTCCCGAAAGCCGGGGCGAGATCGTGCTCAACGGGCCGGACCCGCGCACCTATCCGAAGATCTTCCCGCATTATCTGTCGACCGAGACCGACCGGCGCACCATCGTCGAGGGCGTGAAGATCGCCCGCAAGATCGCGCGCCACGCCCCGCTCAAATCGAAGATCGCCGAGGAGTTCAGGCCCACCGCCGAGCTTGCCATGGATGACTACGAGGGTACGCTGGACTGGGCGCGCAACCATACCGCCTCGATCTATCATCCGACCGGCACGTGCCGCATGGGGCAGGACGAACGCGCGGTTGTCGACGAGCGTCTGCGGGTGCGCGGCATTGCCGGGCTTCGCGTCGCCGATTGTTCCATCATGCCGGAAATCGTCTCGGGCAACACCAATGCACCGGCCATCATGATCGGCGAGAAATGCAGCGATCTCGTGCTTGAGGATAGCCGCCGGATCGCGTGA
- a CDS encoding TRAP transporter substrate-binding protein: MTTLDEKLRGISRRDLFKLSGRFGLSSTLLAASSMAGVITLPSLAKAVESTYEKRFGNEPKYTLKYGASGFNAQNTLIERVGCLEFARDLEERTNGLVRVEFIGDNQICGQLNCVEKTQLGIVDMYTASTQNSAGGAPYLNVLDYAYMFPGRASQYHFFYSPESQRILRDPLEKRHGLKFLFTHCELRGIQLGLKYSDKPTITRLDELFGTKNRVTGTQLGRIAMQLLNLNPVPIAWEETLDGLKQGLIDGAETWASAVAYANMAPVVSQSVDLKFFCGTEHTSMNAKVFDSFEPEVQDAVMESSYLTQVLIQGANEAALLNTVGFSDPQLPNTIFADNNVRPAFLADDQIKMAEEMCSPEYNPEPWAQWRERLNNWAGGIDTYTEISAIAREVPADMRPENVEPRRWWKS, translated from the coding sequence ATGACGACACTGGACGAGAAACTGCGTGGCATATCGCGCCGCGATCTTTTCAAATTATCGGGACGTTTCGGACTGAGCTCGACGCTGCTTGCGGCAAGCTCGATGGCGGGTGTCATCACCCTGCCGAGCCTGGCAAAAGCCGTTGAATCCACATATGAAAAGCGCTTCGGCAATGAGCCGAAATACACGCTGAAATACGGCGCGTCCGGCTTCAACGCCCAGAACACGCTGATCGAGCGCGTCGGCTGCCTCGAATTCGCCCGCGATCTCGAGGAGCGCACCAACGGCCTGGTCCGGGTCGAGTTCATCGGCGACAACCAGATCTGCGGCCAGCTCAACTGCGTCGAGAAGACCCAGCTCGGCATCGTCGACATGTACACCGCCTCGACCCAAAACTCGGCCGGCGGCGCGCCTTATCTGAACGTGCTGGACTATGCCTATATGTTCCCGGGCCGGGCGTCACAGTATCACTTCTTCTATAGCCCCGAGTCGCAGCGCATCCTGCGCGATCCGCTGGAAAAGCGCCATGGACTGAAGTTCCTGTTCACGCATTGCGAACTGCGCGGCATCCAGCTCGGCCTGAAATATTCCGACAAGCCGACGATCACCAGGCTCGACGAACTGTTCGGCACCAAGAACCGCGTGACCGGCACCCAGCTCGGCCGTATCGCCATGCAGCTTCTGAACCTCAATCCGGTTCCGATCGCATGGGAAGAAACGCTGGACGGCCTGAAGCAGGGCCTGATCGACGGCGCCGAAACCTGGGCATCGGCCGTGGCCTACGCCAACATGGCGCCGGTGGTCTCGCAATCCGTGGACCTGAAATTCTTCTGCGGCACCGAGCATACCTCGATGAACGCCAAGGTGTTCGACAGCTTCGAGCCGGAAGTGCAGGACGCCGTGATGGAATCGTCCTACCTGACGCAGGTGCTGATCCAGGGCGCCAACGAGGCGGCTCTGCTGAACACGGTCGGTTTCTCCGATCCGCAGCTTCCCAATACGATATTCGCCGACAACAATGTCCGTCCGGCCTTCCTCGCCGACGACCAGATCAAGATGGCGGAAGAAATGTGCTCGCCGGAATACAATCCGGAGCCCTGGGCACAGTGGCGCGAGCGCCTCAACAACTGGGCCGGCGGGATCGACACCTATACCGAGATCAGCGCCATCGCGCGCGAAGTCCCGGCAGACATGCGGCCGGAAAACGTCGAGCCGCGCCGCTGGTGGAAGAGCTGA
- a CDS encoding TRAP transporter small permease — MTLDSLFGGAWSIVASIGSWDSWTISDAMRSDGAWLVGLVVTIVGGLLVAFIYARLPFLERHLEKSVMIWSYLLIATILAVEVVRRFVFSVQEPWSTTLPPFLFLFMTWAGCSYNMKFRNHLSFAEFRGMLPRAGQFACLMLDAALWVVFSWVVIVTSTRVVFNAAANFQILLGTDNVLQWWLLTSVPVSFLLMAGRAFENLAIDYQNYRTGAPLIAASAQFGD; from the coding sequence ATGACGTTGGATTCGTTGTTTGGCGGCGCCTGGTCGATCGTCGCGTCGATCGGAAGCTGGGATTCATGGACGATAAGTGACGCAATGCGATCCGATGGCGCATGGCTCGTCGGTCTGGTTGTGACGATTGTGGGCGGCCTGCTGGTGGCGTTCATCTATGCCCGCCTGCCGTTCCTCGAAAGACATCTCGAAAAGAGTGTGATGATCTGGTCCTATCTCCTGATCGCCACGATCCTCGCCGTCGAAGTCGTCAGACGTTTCGTGTTCTCCGTTCAGGAGCCATGGTCGACCACGCTGCCGCCATTCCTGTTCCTTTTCATGACCTGGGCCGGCTGCTCCTATAATATGAAATTCCGTAACCATCTGAGCTTCGCCGAGTTTCGCGGCATGCTTCCGCGCGCCGGACAATTCGCCTGCCTCATGCTCGATGCCGCGCTCTGGGTGGTGTTTTCCTGGGTGGTGATCGTCACCTCGACGCGGGTGGTGTTCAATGCGGCCGCCAACTTCCAGATCCTGCTTGGCACCGATAACGTGCTGCAATGGTGGCTTCTGACCTCCGTGCCGGTCAGCTTCCTGCTGATGGCCGGTCGGGCCTTCGAGAATCTGGCGATCGACTATCAGAATTACCGGACCGGCGCGCCGCTGATCGCCGCCTCCGCCCAATTCGGCGACTGA
- a CDS encoding TRAP transporter large permease: protein MSDSLWVTLISLGATAVFLLGVPVLLVIGMWVIGMSLLLGLPLDNLGSALSDVFTDGFALLAMPLFILTGDLINQSGIARRMSDFAYSCLGWLRGGLAMAAIGACGLFAAISGSNSATTATIGSMLHPEMKKGGYDERFSAATAAAGGTLGIIIPPSIIFIVYGFLMNLPISELFVAGIIPGLLMGFSMMLFCWVICSINGWGHLIRLQPSRVLKTAIGSWLGFFAIGIVLWGIYTGKFSPTEAAAVTVGFCVIVGFISLPLHRLMGSPSEDRPPSERSYGEMLVVRGFSPLDVPSITLRSAQITGILAPLIAISVVMQQILSVMGAEDAIGGFVRSMGGYYPVLFTAMGIVFITGMVLESLPTTIIMAPILAPIAASIGVDPIQFAVIFLVGASIGFITPPYGLNLYVAAGVTGVSYFRILRYIYPYIIALVAVWILVALVPSLSTMLLPNR from the coding sequence ATGTCCGATTCTCTCTGGGTCACCCTCATCTCTCTCGGCGCCACAGCGGTTTTCCTGCTCGGCGTCCCCGTTCTGCTGGTCATCGGCATGTGGGTCATCGGCATGAGCCTGCTGCTCGGCCTGCCGCTCGACAATCTCGGCTCCGCGCTTTCCGACGTCTTCACCGATGGCTTCGCGCTGCTCGCCATGCCGCTGTTCATCCTGACCGGCGACCTGATCAACCAGTCCGGCATTGCGCGCCGCATGTCGGATTTCGCCTATTCGTGCCTCGGCTGGCTGCGCGGCGGCCTGGCCATGGCCGCGATCGGCGCCTGCGGCCTGTTTGCCGCGATCTCCGGCTCCAATTCGGCGACCACCGCCACGATCGGCTCGATGCTGCATCCGGAAATGAAGAAGGGCGGCTATGACGAGCGCTTCTCGGCGGCAACGGCTGCCGCCGGCGGCACGCTCGGCATCATCATTCCGCCGTCGATCATCTTCATCGTCTACGGCTTCCTGATGAACCTGCCGATCTCCGAACTGTTCGTCGCCGGCATCATTCCCGGCCTGCTGATGGGCTTTTCGATGATGCTGTTCTGCTGGGTCATCTGCTCGATCAACGGATGGGGCCATCTGATCCGGCTTCAGCCTTCGCGGGTACTCAAGACCGCGATCGGCTCGTGGCTCGGCTTCTTTGCCATCGGCATCGTGCTGTGGGGCATCTACACCGGCAAGTTCTCTCCGACAGAGGCCGCCGCTGTCACGGTCGGCTTCTGCGTCATCGTCGGCTTCATCAGCCTGCCGCTTCACCGCCTGATGGGCTCGCCCAGCGAGGACCGTCCGCCAAGCGAACGCAGCTACGGCGAGATGCTGGTGGTGCGCGGCTTCAGCCCGCTCGACGTTCCGTCGATCACGCTGCGCTCGGCGCAGATCACCGGCATTCTGGCGCCGCTGATCGCGATCTCCGTGGTCATGCAGCAAATTCTTTCGGTGATGGGGGCCGAAGACGCGATCGGCGGTTTCGTGCGCTCCATGGGCGGCTATTATCCGGTGCTGTTCACGGCGATGGGGATCGTCTTCATCACCGGCATGGTGCTCGAAAGCCTGCCGACCACGATCATCATGGCGCCGATCCTCGCCCCGATCGCGGCCTCGATCGGCGTTGACCCGATCCAGTTCGCGGTGATCTTCCTGGTCGGCGCCTCGATCGGCTTCATCACGCCGCCCTACGGGCTGAACCTTTACGTCGCCGCGGGCGTTACCGGCGTGTCCTATTTCAGGATACTCCGTTATATCTACCCCTATATCATTGCGCTTGTCGCGGTGTGGATACTGGTGGCGCTTGTGCCTTCGCTCTCGACGATGCTACTGCCGAACCGGTAA
- a CDS encoding IclR family transcriptional regulator, with translation MDDQTGQIPTNLRLLMVLEALAEAGAPVTPTEVNQTLGLPKPTIHRLFSTLEAEGFIQREIDGRGYSPGSRLRIMSAGIMSSLRIRTARQAILTALAEQINETCNISLPDRDAMIYLERVETKWPLRIQLPVGTRVPFYCTSAGKIYLSSLDDKHLNGYLNAAELSPRAANTMTSPEAVMAEIKRIRKNGYSTDNEEFMDGMIAVAVPIRDSFGRLVSSLSFHAPLQRLSLDEAIGHVGLLNEASARLSALISAPAD, from the coding sequence GTGGATGATCAGACCGGCCAGATACCGACAAACCTTCGCCTGCTGATGGTGCTCGAGGCGCTCGCCGAAGCGGGAGCGCCGGTCACGCCAACGGAAGTCAATCAGACGCTCGGCCTGCCGAAGCCGACGATCCACCGGCTGTTTTCGACGCTCGAGGCCGAGGGCTTCATCCAGCGCGAGATCGACGGCCGCGGCTATTCGCCCGGCAGCCGCCTCAGGATCATGTCGGCGGGCATCATGTCGTCGCTGAGGATCCGCACCGCCCGTCAGGCGATCCTGACGGCGCTCGCCGAACAGATCAACGAGACCTGCAACATCTCGCTGCCCGACCGCGACGCGATGATCTATCTCGAGCGCGTCGAGACCAAATGGCCGCTGAGGATCCAGCTTCCCGTGGGCACGCGGGTGCCGTTCTACTGCACATCCGCCGGCAAGATCTACCTGAGTTCGCTCGATGACAAGCATCTCAACGGCTATCTGAACGCGGCCGAACTCAGCCCGCGCGCGGCCAACACCATGACATCGCCCGAGGCGGTGATGGCCGAGATCAAGCGCATCCGCAAAAACGGCTATTCCACCGACAACGAGGAATTCATGGACGGCATGATCGCCGTCGCGGTTCCGATCCGCGACAGCTTCGGCCGCCTTGTCTCCTCGCTCTCCTTCCACGCCCCGTTGCAGCGGCTCTCGCTCGACGAGGCGATCGGCCATGTCGGCCTGCTGAACGAGGCCTCCGCCAGGCTCTCGGCGCTCATCAGCGCTCCAGCGGACTGA